DNA from Desulfotomaculum sp.:
GTCAGGCTGATTGCCCAGGAAAAATTTGCCGAGGCCAACGCAGTGATCAGAGAAACTGTTCCCCTTCCGGCTTCGCTGGGCAGGGTTTGCTTCCACCCTTGCGAGGATAATTGCCGGAGGGGGCAGATTGACCAGGAGATATCAATCTGCCGGCTGAAAAGATTTGTATCCGATGAAGACCTGGGCTGGTGGCGGGAACAACTAAAACCCGTAGATTCAAGCGGGAAAAAGGTGGCGGTAATCGGATCGGGCCCGGCCGGGTTGACAGCGGCATACTTCCTGGCCCGCAAAGGCTACGCGGTTACTGTGCTGGAAGCCCTTGAGGAGCAGGGAGGCATGCTGCGCACGGGAATTCCCGCTTACAGGCTGCCCAAAGATGTTCTGGCAAAAGAGATTCAAGAAATAAAAGACTGCGGTGTGAAAATTGAAACTGGTGTAAAAGTTGCCGATTCCTCAGCTCTGCTGAAGCAGGGCTATGACGCAGTACTGGTCGCCACGGGCAATCCCCTGGCTGCTTCCTTGAGGGTTCAGGGTGAAGACCTGGAAGGCGTGATTCTCGGTCTGGACTTTTTACGCAGGGTCAATTTGGGCGAGACAGTTCCCCTGGGAGAAAAGGTTGCCGTTATCGGAGGCGGCAATGTCGCTGTCGACACGGCCAGGGTTGCCCTTCGCCTGGGGGCGCGCAATGTTGAAATGTACTGTCTGGAAAATGAGCAGGAGATGCCTGCCTGGCCGGAGGAAGTTGAAATGGCCGGAAAAGAAGGAGTCACTGTTCACTTCCGGAAAGGCGTTGCCTCAATTAGCGGTGACAAAAAGGCAAGTGGGTTTTTTAGCATAGAAGTAGCCTCGTTTTTTGATGAATACGAAAAGTTTAACCCTGAATATATACCTGGCACGGAGGAGCCTGTCCAGGCTGACAATATTCTCGTGTCAATCGGCCAAAGATCTGAAACGTCTGTGCTGCCGGGAGCGGTCGAAATAAAGTCGGGAACCACTCCTGTGGCAGGTATATTTGCAGCGGGTGATGTGGCGACCGGTCCTTCCTCCGTAATCAAGGCTATCGCCCACACCCGCAATGTCGTTTCCGAAATTGACAGGTTTCTCGGCGGGGACGGGGATATCAAAGAGGCGCTGGTCCCTGTTACTCCCGTAAATCCATACATAGGGAAGGATGATGATTTCCTTAAAAGGAAGCGCCACGGTATAATGGCCAGGTTGTGGCGCCCTGTTCAGCCAGGGGAATGCTGCCCTTCCGGTGAGTCGCTAAGCATGAAGTTTTTTGAAACCGGGCTCGGCCTTGATGAATTTATGGCGGTGGACGAGGCGGCCCGCTGCCTGCAATGTGACTTAAGGTTTGCAATCTCACCCGCAGAACTTCCCCCGGCGGAAGATCTGCTTGGCTTTGACGCCGAAAACATAGCCTCGGCGCCGGATGTCGAAGGGGTTTACCAACTCTTCGACGATCATAAAGAAGTTATGGCCATCGCCGGAACATCTAACTTGAGGCAGGCGCTGGTGGAGAAAATGGAAGACGGATCGAACGCGCAGTTCTTCATTTATGAAGAGGAGCCCATGTACACCAAGCGGGAAAGTGAATTGCTGCAGATGTATTTGCAGGAACATGGAAAGCTGCCCTCGGGCAGCGACGATGATGACCTGTTTTAGTTGACTGAAGTAAAACCGGGTAAGATTTCTGTCTTGTCGC
Protein-coding regions in this window:
- a CDS encoding BzdV protein, with protein sequence MIPGIYIPSLCSHPDLVPAGICGICAVEIEGKEELVQACETKVTPGMNIFSKTKRVLDYRKDKLGEILAFHPHACLTCAQREGCSRTQCSSNVKEDERCCVRLGNCELQKAAEYVGIKQDIPGYIPANLPVFEDHPLFTRDYNLCIGCQRCVRICRDVRGVEALKIIELDNGCKIASSIELTLEDSGCRFCTACVEVCPTGALRDKETKKGRKEEILLPCRSGCPANVDIPRYVRLIAQEKFAEANAVIRETVPLPASLGRVCFHPCEDNCRRGQIDQEISICRLKRFVSDEDLGWWREQLKPVDSSGKKVAVIGSGPAGLTAAYFLARKGYAVTVLEALEEQGGMLRTGIPAYRLPKDVLAKEIQEIKDCGVKIETGVKVADSSALLKQGYDAVLVATGNPLAASLRVQGEDLEGVILGLDFLRRVNLGETVPLGEKVAVIGGGNVAVDTARVALRLGARNVEMYCLENEQEMPAWPEEVEMAGKEGVTVHFRKGVASISGDKKASGFFSIEVASFFDEYEKFNPEYIPGTEEPVQADNILVSIGQRSETSVLPGAVEIKSGTTPVAGIFAAGDVATGPSSVIKAIAHTRNVVSEIDRFLGGDGDIKEALVPVTPVNPYIGKDDDFLKRKRHGIMARLWRPVQPGECCPSGESLSMKFFETGLGLDEFMAVDEAARCLQCDLRFAISPAELPPAEDLLGFDAENIASAPDVEGVYQLFDDHKEVMAIAGTSNLRQALVEKMEDGSNAQFFIYEEEPMYTKRESELLQMYLQEHGKLPSGSDDDDLF